One Kitasatospora sp. MAP12-44 DNA segment encodes these proteins:
- the aceB gene encoding malate synthase A translates to MATDNGPVGASPAAPVVTVAGPRVPRAEEVLTPEAVAFVVGLHRTFEGRRQELLARRKTRRTEIAQAGRLDFLPETADVRAGDWKVAPAPRALQDRRVEITGPTDRKMVINALNSGAKVWLADFEDATSPTWQAVVSGQLNLIDAYEGRIDFTSEQGKAYTLKPAAELATVVVRPRGWHLDENHLLVDGVPVAGAFFDFGLYFFHNAARLIAKGPEDPNSGPYFYLPKTESHLEARLWNEVFSYAQEKLGIPHGTIRATVLIETITASFEMDEILYELRDHAAGLNAGRWDYLFSIVKNFRDAGEQYILPDRNSVGMTSPFMAAYARLLVQTCHKRGAHAIGGMAAFIPSRKDPAVNAAALEKVKADKDREAGNGFDGSWVAHPDLVPVARASFDAVLGARPNQKENPGSSEQVTGSQLLDIAGSGGECTEAGLQNAVAVGLRYSEAWLRGLGAVGIFNMMEDAATAEISRSQIWQWIHNGVVLADSGEKVTAELVRSLVSAELATLRTELGDDAYEAGRWAEARELFEQVSLAEDFVDFLTLPGYALLG, encoded by the coding sequence CACTCCGGAGGCGGTCGCGTTCGTGGTGGGCCTGCACCGTACTTTCGAAGGCCGCCGGCAGGAGCTCCTTGCCCGACGAAAGACCCGACGAACGGAGATCGCCCAGGCCGGTCGGCTCGACTTCCTGCCCGAGACCGCCGATGTGCGCGCCGGTGACTGGAAGGTCGCCCCGGCGCCGCGCGCGCTGCAGGACCGCCGGGTGGAGATCACCGGCCCGACCGACCGCAAGATGGTCATCAACGCCCTCAACTCGGGCGCCAAGGTCTGGCTGGCCGACTTCGAGGACGCCACCTCGCCGACCTGGCAGGCCGTGGTCTCCGGTCAGCTCAACCTGATCGACGCCTACGAGGGCCGGATCGACTTCACCTCCGAGCAGGGCAAGGCGTACACCCTCAAGCCCGCCGCCGAACTCGCCACCGTCGTGGTCCGCCCGCGCGGCTGGCACCTGGACGAGAACCACCTGCTGGTGGACGGCGTCCCGGTGGCCGGGGCGTTCTTCGACTTCGGCCTCTACTTCTTCCACAACGCCGCGCGGCTGATCGCCAAGGGTCCCGAGGACCCCAACTCCGGCCCGTACTTCTACCTTCCGAAGACCGAGAGCCACCTTGAGGCGCGGCTCTGGAACGAGGTCTTCAGCTACGCGCAGGAGAAGCTCGGCATCCCGCACGGCACCATCCGGGCGACCGTGCTGATCGAGACGATCACCGCGTCCTTCGAGATGGACGAGATCCTCTACGAGCTGCGCGACCACGCCGCCGGGCTCAACGCCGGCCGCTGGGACTACCTCTTCTCGATCGTCAAGAACTTCCGCGACGCCGGCGAGCAGTACATCCTGCCGGACCGCAACAGCGTCGGCATGACCTCACCGTTCATGGCCGCCTACGCCCGCCTGCTGGTGCAGACCTGCCACAAGCGCGGCGCGCACGCGATCGGCGGGATGGCCGCCTTCATCCCCTCCCGCAAGGACCCCGCGGTCAACGCGGCCGCGCTGGAGAAGGTCAAGGCCGACAAGGACCGCGAGGCCGGCAACGGCTTCGACGGCTCCTGGGTCGCCCACCCCGACCTGGTGCCGGTAGCCCGCGCCTCGTTCGACGCGGTGCTCGGCGCGCGGCCCAACCAGAAGGAGAACCCGGGCTCCAGCGAGCAGGTGACGGGCAGTCAGCTGCTCGACATCGCTGGCTCCGGCGGCGAGTGCACCGAGGCCGGCCTGCAGAACGCCGTCGCCGTCGGCCTGCGCTACAGCGAGGCCTGGCTGCGCGGCCTGGGCGCGGTCGGGATCTTCAACATGATGGAGGACGCCGCGACCGCGGAGATCTCCCGCTCGCAGATCTGGCAGTGGATCCACAACGGCGTGGTGCTGGCCGACAGCGGTGAGAAGGTCACCGCCGAGCTGGTCCGCAGCCTGGTGTCCGCGGAACTGGCCACGCTGCGTACGGAGTTGGGCGACGATGCGTACGAGGCCGGCCGGTGGGCCGAAGCCCGCGAA